The following coding sequences are from one Rhipicephalus microplus isolate Deutch F79 chromosome 3, USDA_Rmic, whole genome shotgun sequence window:
- the LOC119181292 gene encoding uncharacterized protein LOC119181292 has translation MTRVVVNRMVVVVVVVMVVVSMVVPVVHCKGAKAGKAGKAGKVGKGPGGASFGTPPPPSEDCDGVEAAAGGGASLVADPNDCTKYSVCTGMFSLKLTCPPGQHFSVADNRCTAPEQAACDPDFTAAPAAAAEAEASEAAVNVEAEPEAAPAEVIDAVDVTVVTADAEAVAQEVAVAA, from the exons ATGACGAGGGTTGTGGTTAACCggatggtggtggttgtggttgtCGTCATGGTCGTCGTTTCCATGGTCGTTCCCGTGGTCCACTGCAAGGGTGCCAAAGCTGGCAAGGCCGGTAAGGCCGGTAAGGTCGGCAAGGGACCAGGCGGCGCTTCGTTCGGGACACCTCCTCCTCCCAGCGAGGACTGCGACGGCGTTGAAGCGGCCGCCGGCGGCGGAGCCTCGCTCGTGGCCGACCCGAACGACTGCACCAAGTACTCCGTGTGCACGGGAATGTTCAGCCTGAAGCTCACCTGTCCTCCCGGACAGCACTTCAGCGTGGCCGACAACAGGTGCACAGCACCGGAACAGGCTGCATGTGACCCCG atttTACAGCTGCACCGGCTGCCGCTGCTGAGGCCGAAGCGTCTGAAGCAGCCGTGAATGTCGAGGCTGAGCCAGAAGCCGCACCTGCCGAGGTCATCGATGCTGTCGATGTCACCGTTGTCACCGCTGACGCTGAAGCAGTCGCCCAGGAGGTTGCTGTCGCAGCTTAA
- the LOC119181283 gene encoding uncharacterized protein LOC119181283: protein MVNSKVVVKGVAVVAVVVMVVVSVVVPVVQGKPKASSGGPAAGAPDFSKFLGPPLPSEDCVGVVAAPGAAALVADPNDCTKYSVCSETFSSKFDCPPGQHFSPADNRCATPEEAKCDPAFADNDAAEDEAINVDVKSVAADVVDAADVEVDAANIVATDV from the exons ATGGTCAATTCGAAAGTCGTGGTCAAGGGGGTGGCAGTGGTTGCGGTCGTCGTCATGGTTGTTGTGTCCGTGGTCGTGCCGGTGGTCCAgggaaagcccaaggccagcagTGGTGGACCAGCGGCCGGCGCCCCGGACTTCTCGAAGTTCTTGGGACCACCTCTTCCCAGCGAGGACTGCGTGGGTGTGGTGGCCGCCCCAGGTGCTGCCGCCCTGGTGGCCGACCCGAACGACTGCACCAAGTACTCCGTGTGCTCGGAGACGTTCAGCTCGAAGTTCGACTGCCCACCCGGCCAGCACTTCAGCCCGGCCGACAACAGATGCGCGACCCCGGAGGAGGCCAAGTGCGACCCCG CTTTTGCCGACAATGATGCAGCCGAAGACGAAGCAATCAACGTCGATGTGAAGTCCGTTGCTGCCGATGTCGTTGACGCCGCCGACGTGGAGGTTGATGCCGCCAACATCGTCGCCACCGATGTTTAA